The Arenicella xantha sequence GGAGCTGCTCAATCTGAGCAGAGAGTTTGTTCTTAGTCATAGTATCTACCTTAACAAGTTGCGTTAAGCAGATACACAGTTCAGTTTACAGTCTCGGCTGATACGAGGGTGCTTCTTGCTTGAGTCATCCATAACTCCTGATTAAATTCCTTGTGTAGTAAGAGTGACATTTTGAGGTCATGTATTCAAGTGTTAAGACGCCTGTCCCCGCAGTGCCGATAAGCTATCCCCGCTTTTTATTGCGTGGGCAGTTGAAAGTTTTTGATTATTGAAGATCTAGTTATTGCTAGGTTCTTTCAGTGGCCAAAGAACAAGGGTAGCTCGCCCGCGCAGGGTTCTTCTAGCCGCCAAGCTTTTGAGTGCTTTGATATTTATCAAGTCGGCTCTCAAGTTCGGATCATGTCGTATACCTAATGATTAATCAAATGGCGGAAAGTCCCATTCCGGACATTTATTGAGGCTTCATTGAGAACTTAGGAGTGAGAACCCAATTAATGCTCGATTTTTCCATGATTTCAGCCAACATTATTGCCTTTTTGTCTTGGGCGTGAACTCTTTCCTCAAAGTCTTTTACTATCTGCAACCCACCAATGGAGTTAGATTCGCATACTCGTCTGGTGCGATTAAAATTTTTAGCAAATTCTTTCGCGCCTAGTTCTTGTTGGATTTGTGTCATCAGCCTAATGTATTCAGAACTTCTTTCCGAAACTATCTTATTTGCGGTCCAAACAACTGAAAGAGCATTGCGTTGATCTTCCCTCCAAAGATTAGGGTCATCAAGCAAGGTCATCATAATGATAAGCTTAGTAGCCTCGGCAAGTTTTTCTCGCTGTTGCGATTGAGTTGGTTCGGTATTTTTTCTACTAGCCAAGGCCTTGTCCATTGCATAGCATGTCGCCCAAGCGTGCGATCTATCCTTTAAATTAACTATTTTTTGGAAGTCTGTTCCGCTTGGGAAAATTTCCAATTCCTTTGCCAAACTTACGCTTAAAGGTAAAAAGTAAAGTGCAAGGTAGGTGATAACTAATGAAGTGACTCTTAAGCTCATTCGAGGGGTCCATTGACAAAAAATTGAATTAGATAAGTGACGGTAAGGAAGTTATGAGGCCGCCACTTATGTCCGATTGGAGTATTGAACTTCCATTCTAGCTTCGTACTAGGGCTAAAGGGGCAATGTTACCTCAAGTTCGTGATGTGTAGCGGCAAAAAGCAAGACTCGACACCAACTTTTCATTCGCGGTAGGAGTGATGGCCATAAGACTTGGCTGGTGTTTAATCAAAGAGTATTATCAGCAATCTCAAATAATTCCCAACGGAGGCAGGCTTGTTGAAGACAGTTTACATCAAACATTTGTTAGTAACCTTATCGACAATACTTTGCGCTTTTGTCCAGCTCGAATCCATAGCACAAGACCTGGCAGGTGACGATGCAGAAAGTAATCATGTCGCCTGCGATAGCGGCGATAGTCGGGCTTGCTCTATGCTAGGCGACGCCTACTTTTCAAGCAACGGAGTTAAACAAGACATTTTAAGAGCGTCAGATCTTTACCAAAAGGCATGCGATGGTGGCGATGCTCGCGGTTGTTATAGGCTTGGGTATCTTTATTTTGATGGCAAGGGTGTCGCTCAAGATCAAGTCAAAGCGAGTAAACTTTTTCGCAAGGCCTGCGATGAGGACTATTTTGACGGATGCCTAAAGCTTGGCCAAGCATATTTTTTCGGTGAAGGCGTTAAACAAGACTATTTCAAATCGGCAAAGCTTTACCGTAAGACATGCGAGGGTGGCGAGGCTGTAGGTTGCTTAAACCTAGGCAATGCTTACGCTACAGGTAATGGAGTGATAAAGAATCAAGTAAAGGCAAATGAACTTTACCTAAATTCATGCGATAACGGCATCGTGGGCGCTTGCTTTAACCTAGCTGAAGCTCATGCTTATGGTAATGGAGTAACACAAGATCAAGTAAAGGCAAATGCACTTTACCTGAGGTCATGCAATGGCGGCATATCGAGCGGATGCTTCAACCTAGGCGATGTATACTACAATGGAAAGGGGGTAGAGCGGGACATACCGAAAGCAAAAGCCTTCTTTGGCAAAGCTTGTGGTCTTCGGCATCAAGCTGGGTGCACAAATTATGGGTTGTTGCACGAAGATGGCCATTGAGAAAGCCCATTGCTGCAGAGAAGTTTTAGTCAAAAGTTTAGCCTCTCGTACTAGCGTTGAGGCTCAAATGGAAACTAGCGAAGCAGCCAATGGTGGGGGGGTACCTATCAAATGCCTAGGTTGTTGCAAAGGCCTAATAAACCATACCCACTTTTTTAGACGCGCAGTATTCATTTAGTGACAGA is a genomic window containing:
- a CDS encoding tetratricopeptide repeat protein, with product MKTVYIKHLLVTLSTILCAFVQLESIAQDLAGDDAESNHVACDSGDSRACSMLGDAYFSSNGVKQDILRASDLYQKACDGGDARGCYRLGYLYFDGKGVAQDQVKASKLFRKACDEDYFDGCLKLGQAYFFGEGVKQDYFKSAKLYRKTCEGGEAVGCLNLGNAYATGNGVIKNQVKANELYLNSCDNGIVGACFNLAEAHAYGNGVTQDQVKANALYLRSCNGGISSGCFNLGDVYYNGKGVERDIPKAKAFFGKACGLRHQAGCTNYGLLHEDGH